Part of the Thermomicrobiales bacterium genome is shown below.
ACACTTGACTAATAGAGTCGAGTATATGATTATGCAGGTGATTAGTCAATGTGGACTATAATGCGGATGATTAAAGGAGGTTGAAATGGTCCAGCGTGATGCGGAGAAGAGCCGCAGTACGGCTACCTGGGATGAGCGCACCCTGCTGCTGCTCGGCGTCCTGATGACGCAGAATCAGCATGGGTATCAGATCAACGAATTCATCGAGAACACGCTCTGTCATGTCGCCACCATGAAAAAGCCAACGGCCTATGCGCTCCTGTCTCGCCTGGAATCTGCCGGCTTCATCGAGGTCCACACCGAACAAGCCGGCAATCGCCCCCCACGCAAGGTCTACACGATCACGCCGGTTGGCCGTGATCTCTTTCATGACCTGCTCCGCGCGAACCTGTCCACCGCAGACGAGTCGACCTATGCGGGAGATATCGGGCTTGTGCTCATCAACTTTCTCGATCGCGATGAAGCACTCGCCTGCTTACGCCAGCGCCTGGAGCGTCTCGATGCCCTGCTGGCACCCCGACCATCCGTGCCCGTTCACGGCGACAAGCTCAACCTCGCCATCGCCCTCGACCACCTCACCGCCATGCGCCGCGCCGACCGCGACTGGCTCGTTGCGACGATCGCTCGCCTGGAGCACGACGAACCCATACCGGCACCTGAGGGCAGTGCCCTGCCGCAACGTTGAAACTCTCGCGACTTCCCGTCAGACGGTTCAGTATTGGAGAATCTGTCCGGCTCGGGAGTTATTCCTGAATCTTGGGTCTTGAGCGCGCAATCATCACCAAGTAGTCAAATAGTAAGAGGAACAGACCCCCCCTGTACCATGGAATTTTGAGCCGCTGCGAAAG
Proteins encoded:
- a CDS encoding PadR family transcriptional regulator is translated as MVQRDAEKSRSTATWDERTLLLLGVLMTQNQHGYQINEFIENTLCHVATMKKPTAYALLSRLESAGFIEVHTEQAGNRPPRKVYTITPVGRDLFHDLLRANLSTADESTYAGDIGLVLINFLDRDEALACLRQRLERLDALLAPRPSVPVHGDKLNLAIALDHLTAMRRADRDWLVATIARLEHDEPIPAPEGSALPQR